In the Desulfuromonas sp. DDH964 genome, CGGCCCTCTTCGCCAAGGGCTGGAACCGCATTGAGCACTTCCTTGAGCCGGTCTTCGGCCATTCCCAGGAGACCTACCACATTGCCGTCAAGGAAGCTCTGGCCCATTCCCATGGCGCCGAGTGGGGACTGATGGGGGTTTCGGTGGCGATCGCCTTCATCGGCATTGGCATCGCTCTTTACATGTACAAGTCCAATCCCGACCTCCCCGGCAAGTTCACTGCCGCCTTCCCCAAACTGCACAAGGCGGTCTTCAACAAGTGGTACATTGACGAACTCTACGATTTCCTCTTCGTCAACCCGACCAAGCGTTTCGGCACCTTCCTCTGGAAAGGGTTTGACGTCAAGGTGGTCGATGGTGTCGTCAACGGGCTGGCCAGACTGTTCGGTGCGATGGCCGCCGGGCTGCGCGGCACCCAGACCGGCATGGTGCACAACTATGCGATGGGTATGGTGGTTGGCGTGGTGCTGATCGTCGGTTTCTTCGTCCTGAAGTAAAAGCGTCGGCTGCTTTGCAATAGCAACATAAGGAGCGATTTCCAATGACCGAACATCTTCTCAGCCTGATAACCTTCCTCCCGCTTTTGGGGGTTGTGTTCCTGCTCTTCTTCCCCAGGGATAACGAAGGGCTGCTCAAGGGCTTCACGCTGGTGGTGAGCCTGGTGACCTTTGTCATCAGCCTGCCGCTCGCTTTCAACGATGTCTTCAAAACCACGGCCGACATGCAGTACGTCGAATTCGCGCGCTGGATCACCATCGGCGATTATTTCCAGATGAACTACAACGTCGGCATCGACGGCATCAGCCTCTGGCTGGTCCTGCTGACGACCTTCATCATGCCGATTGCGGTCCTCTCGACCTGGAACGCGGTGGAGAAGTACACCAAGGGGTTCATGGCGCTGCTGCTGCTGCTGGAGACGGCGATGCTCGGTGCCTTCATCTCCCTCGACCTCTTCCTCTTCTACATCTTCTGGGAACTGATGCTGATCCCGATGTACTTCCTGATCGGCATCTGGGGCGGCAAGAACCGCATCTACGCCGCGGTCAAGTTCTTTATCTTCACCGCCGTCGGTTCCCTGCTGATGCTGGTGGCGATTATCTTCGTCTACTACCAGGCGCTCCAGGCCGGCATGCCCTTTGACAACGGCTTCAGCATTGCCGACTTCTACAAGCTTTCCATCGCTCCGGATCTCCAGGTCTGGCTCTTCGCCGCCTTCGCTTTCTCCTTTGCGATCAAGGTGCCGATGTTCCCGGTGCACACCTGGTTGCCCGATGCCCATACCGAAGCGCCGACCGCCGGCTCCGTGATCCTGGCGGCCATCCTGCTGAAGATGGGAACCTACGGTTACGTTCGCTTCGCCATGCCGCTCTTCCCCGACGCCACCCAGATGTTCATCCCCTTCCTCTCGACGCTGGCGGTGATCGGTATCATCTACGGCGCCCTGGTGGCGATGATGCAGGACGACGTCAAGAAACTGGTCGCCTACTCCTCGGTCTCCCACCTCGGTTTCGTCATGCTCGGCGTTTTCGCCATGAACATCCAGGGGCTGCAGGGCGGCATGCTGCAGATGATCAACCACGGCATCTCGACCGGCGCGCTCTTCCTTATCGTCGGCTTTATCTACGAGCGGCGCCACACCCGCGAGATCAAGGAGTTTGGCGGTCTCGCCAAGGTGATGCCGATCTTCGCGACGATCTTCATGATCATCACCTTCAGCTCCATCGGCCTGCCGGGGACCAACGGTTTCGTCGGTGAATTCCTGGTCCTGATCGGCGCCTTCGAGAGCGAGCTGCGCTGGTTTGCGGTGGTGGCGACCAGCGGTGTCATTCTGGCCGCGGTCTACATGCTCTGGATGTTCCAGCGGGTGATGTTCGGCGAGTTGAAGAACCCGAAGAACGAAAATCTCAAGGATCTTTCCCTGCGCGAAATCGTCATCATGCTGCCGCTGCTGGTCTTCGTCTTCTGGATCGGGGTCGCACCCAATCCCTTTTTCGAGAAGATGAATCCCTCGCTGGAGCGCCTCATCGAGCAGGTCAAAGGGAAACAGCAGGTCGCGGTGGTCGAGAAGGTAGAGATGCCCAGCCACATGGGCCATGGCCACGAGTAACGATACTTAGATATATCTCGGCTTCCGAAGGAGCATTTCCATGGAAAATCTGGTGCAAATCGCCATGCAGAACGTGAACTTCTGGGCCATCATGCCCTCGCTGGTGCTGACCTGCTTCGGCATGGTGCTGCTGCTGGTGGCCGTCTTTTCCAAGCGCGGCCGAACCACCCACGTCGCCTGGCTTAGCATCGTCGCCCTGGTGGTGACCGGCTATTTCGCCTACCTCGGCTGGAACAACCCCCAGTTCGGTTTCGCCGGGCACGTGGCGCTCGATAATTTCGCGACCTTCTTCAACTTCACCTTCCTCTTCTCGGCGGCGCTGGCGATTTTGATGTCCGACGATTATCTGAAGCGGGAAGGGTACCCGATTGCGGAATACTACCCGCTGATTCTCTTCGCCACCGCCGGGGCGATGTGGATGGCTTCGGGCACCGACCTGATGACCATCTTCCTGGGGTTGGAGGTCCTCTCGGTCGCCCTCTACGTCCTCTCCGGCCTCTTCCGCAACCAGTTGCGCTCCAACGAGGCCGGACTCAAGTATTTCCTCCTCGGCGCCTTCTCCACCGGCTTCCTCCTCTACGGCATCGCTCTGCTTTACGGCGTCACCGGGACGACCAACGTCGCCGACATCGGACTCTTCCTGTCGTCGCACCCGGCGGTTCTCGGTAATCCGATGACGATTGCCGGCATGCTGCTCCTCTCGACCGGTTTCCTCTTCAAGATCGGC is a window encoding:
- a CDS encoding NADH-quinone oxidoreductase subunit M yields the protein MTEHLLSLITFLPLLGVVFLLFFPRDNEGLLKGFTLVVSLVTFVISLPLAFNDVFKTTADMQYVEFARWITIGDYFQMNYNVGIDGISLWLVLLTTFIMPIAVLSTWNAVEKYTKGFMALLLLLETAMLGAFISLDLFLFYIFWELMLIPMYFLIGIWGGKNRIYAAVKFFIFTAVGSLLMLVAIIFVYYQALQAGMPFDNGFSIADFYKLSIAPDLQVWLFAAFAFSFAIKVPMFPVHTWLPDAHTEAPTAGSVILAAILLKMGTYGYVRFAMPLFPDATQMFIPFLSTLAVIGIIYGALVAMMQDDVKKLVAYSSVSHLGFVMLGVFAMNIQGLQGGMLQMINHGISTGALFLIVGFIYERRHTREIKEFGGLAKVMPIFATIFMIITFSSIGLPGTNGFVGEFLVLIGAFESELRWFAVVATSGVILAAVYMLWMFQRVMFGELKNPKNENLKDLSLREIVIMLPLLVFVFWIGVAPNPFFEKMNPSLERLIEQVKGKQQVAVVEKVEMPSHMGHGHE